One part of the Solanum dulcamara chromosome 8, daSolDulc1.2, whole genome shotgun sequence genome encodes these proteins:
- the LOC129898597 gene encoding protein argonaute 4-like isoform X2, with protein MISGIVVMAEEENGGSTEALPPPPPVPLDFAPAKAEPEPVKKKVLRVPMARRGLGSKGQKIPILTNHFKVNVSNVDGHFFHYSVALFYEDGRPVEGKGIGRKVLDRVHETYDTELSGKDFAYDGEKSLFTIGSLPRNKLEFTVVLDDITSNRNNGNSSPGRHGSPPNETDRKRLRRPYQSKTYKVEISFAAKIPMQAIANALRGQESENSQEALRVLDIILRQHAAKQGCLLVRQSFFHNDPKNFADVGGGVLGCRGFHSSFRTTQSGLSLNIDVSTTMIIQPGPVVDFLIANQNAKDPFSLDWAKAKRVLKNLRVKTAPANQEFKITGLSEKPCREQTFTLKQRSKDEDGEVQTSEVTVYDYFVNHRNIDLRYSADLPCLNVGKPKRPTYFPIELCTLVSLQRYTKALSTFQRASLVEKSRQKPQERMQILSNALKINNYDAEPLLRSCGVSINSNFTQVEGRVLPAPKLKAGNGDDLFTRNGRWNFNNKRFFDPAKVERWAVVNFSARCDVRGLVRDLTRLGEMKGISVEAPFEVFEESPQLRRAPPVVRVDKMFEEIQSKLPGAPKFLLCLLPDRKNCDIYGPWKRKNLADHGIVTQCLAPGRVNDQYLTNLLLKINAKLGGLNSMLAVEVSPSIPMVSKVPTIILGMDVSHGSPGQSDVPSIAAVVSSRQWPSISRYRASVRTQSPKVEMIDNLFKKVSDTEDDGIMRELLLDFYGSSGKRKPEHIIVFRDGVSESQFNQVLNIELDQLIEACKFLDEKWSPKFVIIVAQKNHHTKFFQAGSPDNVPPGTIIDNKVCHPRNNDFYLCAHAGMIGTTRPTHYHVLLDEVGFSPDELQDLVHNLSYVYQRSTTAISIVAPISYAHLAATQVGQWMKFEDASETSSSQGGLTNAGPVTVPQLPRLQENVASSMFFC; from the exons ATGATATCTGGG ATTGTGGTAATGGCTGAAGAAGAGAATGGTGGATCTACAGAGGCTCTGCCGCCTCCTCCCCCTGTTCCACTTGATTTCGCTCCAGCAAAAGCTGAACCAGAGCCGGTGAAGAAAAAGGTTTTACGTGTTCCCATGGCTAGGCGTGGCCTTGGAAGCAAGGGACAAAAGATTCCGATCCTTACCAATCACTTTAAAGTGAATGTGTCTAATGTTGACGGACACTTCTTTCATTACAGT GTTGCCCTATTTTATGAGGATGGTCGACCTGTCGAGGGAAAAGGAATTGGCAGAAAAGTTCTGGATAGAGTGCATGAAACATATGATACAGAATTGTCCGGGAAGGATTTTGCATATGATGGGGAGAAAAGTTTGTTCACCATCGGTTCGCTACCTAGAAATAAATTAGAGTTCACGGTTGTACTAGATGACATAACATCTAATCG GAACAATGGCAACTCGAGCCCTGGCAGACATGGAAGCCCTCCTAATGAAACTGATAGGAAAAGATTAAGGCGTCCGTACCAATCAAAAACTTATAAGGTGGAGATTAGCTTCGCTGCCAAAATTCCGATGCAGGCAATTGCAAATGCTTTGCGAGGTCAAGAGTCTGAGAACTCTCAAGAAGCCTTGCGAGTTTTGGATATAATTTTAAGGCAGCATGCTGCAAAACA GGGTTGTTTACTTGTTCGTCAATCCTTTTTCCATAATGATCCAAAGAATTTTGCTGATGTTGGAGGTGGTGTTCTTGGCTGCCGAGGGTTCCATTCAAGTTTTCGAACCACCCAGTCTGGATTGTCTTTAAACATTG ACGTGTCTACCACAATGATAATCCAGCCCGGGCCTGTGGTTGACTTTTTGATAGCGAACCAAAATGCAAAAGATCCCTTTTCACTTGATTGGGCGAAG GCAAAACGCGTATTGAAGAATCTGAGGGTGAAGACTGCCCCTgctaaccaagaattcaaaataaCTGGATTGAGCGAAAAGCCTTGTCGTGAGCAAAC GTTTACTCTAAAGCAGAGGAGCAAAGATGAGGATGGTGAAGTGCAAACTTCAGAAGTGACAGTTTATGATTACTTTGTTAATCATCGTAACATAGACTTGCGATATTCCGCTGATTTGCCGTGCCTCAATGTTGGAAAGCCCAAACGTCCCACCTATTTCCCCATTGAG CTCTGCACTTTGGTCTCATTGCAAAGGTACACAAAAGCCTTGTCCACCTTTCAGAGGGCTTCCTTGGTGGAGAAGTCTAGGCAAAAGCCTCAGGAGAGAATGCAAATTTTGAGCAAT GCTCTCAAAATCAACAATTATGATGCTGAGCCTCTGCTCCGTTCTTGTGGTGTCTCGATCAATAGCAACTTCACCCAGGTTGAAGGGCGTGTGCTGCCTGCCCCTAAG TTGAAGGCAGGAAATGGAGATGACCTTTTCACACGAAATGGCAGGTGGAACTTTAATAATAAG AGATTCTTTGATCCAGCAAAGGTAGAGCGTTGGGCTGTTGTGAACTTTTCTGCACGCTGTGACGTCCGTGGCCTAGTCAGAGATTTGACAAGACTTGGAGAGATGAAAGGAATT AGTGTGGAAGCTCCATTTGAAGTGTTTGAAGAGTCTCCGCAGCTTAGAAGGGCTCCACCTGTTGTCAGAGTTGACAAAATGTTTGAAGAGATCCAGTCAAAACTTCCTGGGGCCCCGAAATTTCTTCTCTGTCTTCTTCCTGATCGGAAAAATTGTGACATATATG GACCATGGAAGCGGAAAAATCTGGCTGATCATGGTATAGTAACCCAGTGCTTGGCTCCTGGAAGAGTCAACGATCAGTATCTCACAAACCTTCTCCTTAAGATCAATGCAAAG CTCGGTGGTTTAAATTCTATGTTAGCTGTTGAGGTTTCTCCTTCCATACCCATGGTATCTAAGGTCCCCACCATAATTCTTGGAATGGATGTATCACATGGCTCTCCCGGCCAGTCCGATGTCCCATCAATTGCTGCA GTTGTGAGTTCAAGGCAGTGGCCGTCAATATCTCGTTATCGAGCTTCCGTGCGCACTCAATCTCCGAAAGTGGAGATGATTGATAACCTATTTAAAAAGGTTTCAGACACTGAGGATGATGGGATTATGAG GGAACTTTTGCTAGATTTTTATGGGAGTTCTGGGAAAAGGAAGCCTGAGCATATAATAGTATTCAG GGATGGTGTCAGTGAATCTCAATTTAATCAAGTTCTAAACATTGAGCTGGACCAGCTCATTGAG GCCTGCAAGTTTCTAGATGAAAAGTGGTCGCCCAAGTTTGTTATCATTGTTGCTCAGAAAAATCATCATACAAAGTTTTTCCAGGCTGGATCTCCTGATAATGTTCCACCAG GGACAATTATAGATAACAAAGTTTGTCATCCAAGGAACAATGATTTCTATCTGTGTGCCCATGCGGGAATGATT GGTACCACTCGACCTACACATTACCATGTGTTGTTGGATGAAGTTGGTTTCTCACCTGATGAACTTCAAGACCTTGTTCATAATTTGTCCTATGT GTACCAGAGAAGCACTACTGCTATATCCATTG TGGCTCCGATAAGTTATGCCCATTTGGCCGCCACACAGGTTGGACAATGGATGAAATTTGAGGATGCATCAGAGACATCATCAAGCCAGGGTGGTTTGACAAATGCTGGGCCAGTTACTGTTCCTCAGTTGCCCCGTCTTCAAGAGAATGTTGCTAGCTCCATGTTCTTCTGTTGA
- the LOC129898786 gene encoding uncharacterized protein LOC129898786: MVNLKEIWTKQTLINLLLGQFLSLLITSTGFLSSELARKGINAPTSQSFLNYVLLALFYGGFMVYRQEGIKAKWYYYILLGIVDVEANFLVVKAYQYTSLTSVMLLDCWAIPCVLLFTWFFLKTKYRPRKLVGVAICIAGLVLVIFSDVHAADRSSGSNPIKGDILVIAGATLYAVSNVSEEFFVKSADMIELMAFLGLFGAIVSGCQISILERNELKSIHWSAGAALPFVGFALAMFLFYSFVPILLKRSGATMLNLALLTSDMWAVVIRIFVYHQKVDWIYFVAFAAVAVGLLVYSGRDKVDQNVADEGIVRSKRFDEETGLDNPARKDAIESSKTEDNRQNFASSSTTEGSDTQTVPRKQTEANKSLL, translated from the exons ATGGTTAACCTGAAGGAAATTTGGACGAAGCAGACATTGATTAATCTTCTATTGGGCCAATTTCTGTCCCTTCTCATCACTTCCACAGGGTTTTTATCGTCCGAACTCGCTAGAAAAG GAATCAATGCACCGACATCCCAGTCTTTTCTAAATTACGTGCTCTTGGCATTATTTTATGGAGGTTTTATGGTTTACAGGCAAGAGGGGATCAAG GCAAAATGGTATTATTACATCCTCCTTGGAATAGTTGATGTGGAGGCCAATTTTCTGG TTGTGAAGGCTTACCAGTACACATCCCTAACAAGCGTGATGTTGCTGGATTGCTGGGCAATTCCGTGTGTTCTGCTTTTTACGTGGTTTTTCTTGAAGACAAAATACAGACCCAGAAAATTAGTTGGTGTTGCCATCTGTATTGCTGGTCTTGTCCTGGTGATCTTTTCAGATGTACATGCTGCAGATCGATCAA GTGGTAGCAATCCTATCAAAGGGGATATACTTGTAATTGCTGGAGCCACGCTGTATGCCGTGAGTAATGTCAGTGAG GAGTTTTTTGTCAAAAGTGCTGATATGATTGAACTCATGGCATTTCTGGGCCTTTTTGGTGCCATTGTTAGTGGTTGCCAAAT AAGCATACTTGAGCGCAATGAGTTGAAGTCCATTCACTGGTCAGCTGGAGCA GCACTTCCCTTTGTTGGATTTGCATTGGCGATGTTTCTATTCTACTCATTTGTTCCCATTTTGCTGAAG AGGAGTGGTGCCACAATGTTAAACTTAGCATTGCTTACCTCTGATATGTGGGCTGTTGTAATTCGTATCTTTGTATACCATCAGAAG GTTGACTGGATATATTTTGTAGCTTTTGCTGCTGTTGCTGTGGGGCTTCTTGTTTATTCTGG GCGGGATAAGGTGGATCAGAACGTAGCTGATGAAGGCATTGTAAGAAGCAAGCGATTCGACGAGGAAACTGGCCTAGATAATCCTGCACGAAAAGATGCCATTGAGAGCTCAAAAACTGAAGATAATAGGCAAAATTTTGCATCTAGTAGCACTACAGAGGGTAGTGACACTCAAACAGTGCCCAGAAAACAAACAGAAGCAAACAAAAGTTTATTGTAG
- the LOC129898597 gene encoding protein argonaute 4-like isoform X1, with product MISGKIVVMAEEENGGSTEALPPPPPVPLDFAPAKAEPEPVKKKVLRVPMARRGLGSKGQKIPILTNHFKVNVSNVDGHFFHYSVALFYEDGRPVEGKGIGRKVLDRVHETYDTELSGKDFAYDGEKSLFTIGSLPRNKLEFTVVLDDITSNRNNGNSSPGRHGSPPNETDRKRLRRPYQSKTYKVEISFAAKIPMQAIANALRGQESENSQEALRVLDIILRQHAAKQGCLLVRQSFFHNDPKNFADVGGGVLGCRGFHSSFRTTQSGLSLNIDVSTTMIIQPGPVVDFLIANQNAKDPFSLDWAKAKRVLKNLRVKTAPANQEFKITGLSEKPCREQTFTLKQRSKDEDGEVQTSEVTVYDYFVNHRNIDLRYSADLPCLNVGKPKRPTYFPIELCTLVSLQRYTKALSTFQRASLVEKSRQKPQERMQILSNALKINNYDAEPLLRSCGVSINSNFTQVEGRVLPAPKLKAGNGDDLFTRNGRWNFNNKRFFDPAKVERWAVVNFSARCDVRGLVRDLTRLGEMKGISVEAPFEVFEESPQLRRAPPVVRVDKMFEEIQSKLPGAPKFLLCLLPDRKNCDIYGPWKRKNLADHGIVTQCLAPGRVNDQYLTNLLLKINAKLGGLNSMLAVEVSPSIPMVSKVPTIILGMDVSHGSPGQSDVPSIAAVVSSRQWPSISRYRASVRTQSPKVEMIDNLFKKVSDTEDDGIMRELLLDFYGSSGKRKPEHIIVFRDGVSESQFNQVLNIELDQLIEACKFLDEKWSPKFVIIVAQKNHHTKFFQAGSPDNVPPGTIIDNKVCHPRNNDFYLCAHAGMIGTTRPTHYHVLLDEVGFSPDELQDLVHNLSYVYQRSTTAISIVAPISYAHLAATQVGQWMKFEDASETSSSQGGLTNAGPVTVPQLPRLQENVASSMFFC from the exons ATGATATCTGGG AAGATTGTGGTAATGGCTGAAGAAGAGAATGGTGGATCTACAGAGGCTCTGCCGCCTCCTCCCCCTGTTCCACTTGATTTCGCTCCAGCAAAAGCTGAACCAGAGCCGGTGAAGAAAAAGGTTTTACGTGTTCCCATGGCTAGGCGTGGCCTTGGAAGCAAGGGACAAAAGATTCCGATCCTTACCAATCACTTTAAAGTGAATGTGTCTAATGTTGACGGACACTTCTTTCATTACAGT GTTGCCCTATTTTATGAGGATGGTCGACCTGTCGAGGGAAAAGGAATTGGCAGAAAAGTTCTGGATAGAGTGCATGAAACATATGATACAGAATTGTCCGGGAAGGATTTTGCATATGATGGGGAGAAAAGTTTGTTCACCATCGGTTCGCTACCTAGAAATAAATTAGAGTTCACGGTTGTACTAGATGACATAACATCTAATCG GAACAATGGCAACTCGAGCCCTGGCAGACATGGAAGCCCTCCTAATGAAACTGATAGGAAAAGATTAAGGCGTCCGTACCAATCAAAAACTTATAAGGTGGAGATTAGCTTCGCTGCCAAAATTCCGATGCAGGCAATTGCAAATGCTTTGCGAGGTCAAGAGTCTGAGAACTCTCAAGAAGCCTTGCGAGTTTTGGATATAATTTTAAGGCAGCATGCTGCAAAACA GGGTTGTTTACTTGTTCGTCAATCCTTTTTCCATAATGATCCAAAGAATTTTGCTGATGTTGGAGGTGGTGTTCTTGGCTGCCGAGGGTTCCATTCAAGTTTTCGAACCACCCAGTCTGGATTGTCTTTAAACATTG ACGTGTCTACCACAATGATAATCCAGCCCGGGCCTGTGGTTGACTTTTTGATAGCGAACCAAAATGCAAAAGATCCCTTTTCACTTGATTGGGCGAAG GCAAAACGCGTATTGAAGAATCTGAGGGTGAAGACTGCCCCTgctaaccaagaattcaaaataaCTGGATTGAGCGAAAAGCCTTGTCGTGAGCAAAC GTTTACTCTAAAGCAGAGGAGCAAAGATGAGGATGGTGAAGTGCAAACTTCAGAAGTGACAGTTTATGATTACTTTGTTAATCATCGTAACATAGACTTGCGATATTCCGCTGATTTGCCGTGCCTCAATGTTGGAAAGCCCAAACGTCCCACCTATTTCCCCATTGAG CTCTGCACTTTGGTCTCATTGCAAAGGTACACAAAAGCCTTGTCCACCTTTCAGAGGGCTTCCTTGGTGGAGAAGTCTAGGCAAAAGCCTCAGGAGAGAATGCAAATTTTGAGCAAT GCTCTCAAAATCAACAATTATGATGCTGAGCCTCTGCTCCGTTCTTGTGGTGTCTCGATCAATAGCAACTTCACCCAGGTTGAAGGGCGTGTGCTGCCTGCCCCTAAG TTGAAGGCAGGAAATGGAGATGACCTTTTCACACGAAATGGCAGGTGGAACTTTAATAATAAG AGATTCTTTGATCCAGCAAAGGTAGAGCGTTGGGCTGTTGTGAACTTTTCTGCACGCTGTGACGTCCGTGGCCTAGTCAGAGATTTGACAAGACTTGGAGAGATGAAAGGAATT AGTGTGGAAGCTCCATTTGAAGTGTTTGAAGAGTCTCCGCAGCTTAGAAGGGCTCCACCTGTTGTCAGAGTTGACAAAATGTTTGAAGAGATCCAGTCAAAACTTCCTGGGGCCCCGAAATTTCTTCTCTGTCTTCTTCCTGATCGGAAAAATTGTGACATATATG GACCATGGAAGCGGAAAAATCTGGCTGATCATGGTATAGTAACCCAGTGCTTGGCTCCTGGAAGAGTCAACGATCAGTATCTCACAAACCTTCTCCTTAAGATCAATGCAAAG CTCGGTGGTTTAAATTCTATGTTAGCTGTTGAGGTTTCTCCTTCCATACCCATGGTATCTAAGGTCCCCACCATAATTCTTGGAATGGATGTATCACATGGCTCTCCCGGCCAGTCCGATGTCCCATCAATTGCTGCA GTTGTGAGTTCAAGGCAGTGGCCGTCAATATCTCGTTATCGAGCTTCCGTGCGCACTCAATCTCCGAAAGTGGAGATGATTGATAACCTATTTAAAAAGGTTTCAGACACTGAGGATGATGGGATTATGAG GGAACTTTTGCTAGATTTTTATGGGAGTTCTGGGAAAAGGAAGCCTGAGCATATAATAGTATTCAG GGATGGTGTCAGTGAATCTCAATTTAATCAAGTTCTAAACATTGAGCTGGACCAGCTCATTGAG GCCTGCAAGTTTCTAGATGAAAAGTGGTCGCCCAAGTTTGTTATCATTGTTGCTCAGAAAAATCATCATACAAAGTTTTTCCAGGCTGGATCTCCTGATAATGTTCCACCAG GGACAATTATAGATAACAAAGTTTGTCATCCAAGGAACAATGATTTCTATCTGTGTGCCCATGCGGGAATGATT GGTACCACTCGACCTACACATTACCATGTGTTGTTGGATGAAGTTGGTTTCTCACCTGATGAACTTCAAGACCTTGTTCATAATTTGTCCTATGT GTACCAGAGAAGCACTACTGCTATATCCATTG TGGCTCCGATAAGTTATGCCCATTTGGCCGCCACACAGGTTGGACAATGGATGAAATTTGAGGATGCATCAGAGACATCATCAAGCCAGGGTGGTTTGACAAATGCTGGGCCAGTTACTGTTCCTCAGTTGCCCCGTCTTCAAGAGAATGTTGCTAGCTCCATGTTCTTCTGTTGA
- the LOC129898597 gene encoding protein argonaute 4-like isoform X3: protein MAEEENGGSTEALPPPPPVPLDFAPAKAEPEPVKKKVLRVPMARRGLGSKGQKIPILTNHFKVNVSNVDGHFFHYSVALFYEDGRPVEGKGIGRKVLDRVHETYDTELSGKDFAYDGEKSLFTIGSLPRNKLEFTVVLDDITSNRNNGNSSPGRHGSPPNETDRKRLRRPYQSKTYKVEISFAAKIPMQAIANALRGQESENSQEALRVLDIILRQHAAKQGCLLVRQSFFHNDPKNFADVGGGVLGCRGFHSSFRTTQSGLSLNIDVSTTMIIQPGPVVDFLIANQNAKDPFSLDWAKAKRVLKNLRVKTAPANQEFKITGLSEKPCREQTFTLKQRSKDEDGEVQTSEVTVYDYFVNHRNIDLRYSADLPCLNVGKPKRPTYFPIELCTLVSLQRYTKALSTFQRASLVEKSRQKPQERMQILSNALKINNYDAEPLLRSCGVSINSNFTQVEGRVLPAPKLKAGNGDDLFTRNGRWNFNNKRFFDPAKVERWAVVNFSARCDVRGLVRDLTRLGEMKGISVEAPFEVFEESPQLRRAPPVVRVDKMFEEIQSKLPGAPKFLLCLLPDRKNCDIYGPWKRKNLADHGIVTQCLAPGRVNDQYLTNLLLKINAKLGGLNSMLAVEVSPSIPMVSKVPTIILGMDVSHGSPGQSDVPSIAAVVSSRQWPSISRYRASVRTQSPKVEMIDNLFKKVSDTEDDGIMRELLLDFYGSSGKRKPEHIIVFRDGVSESQFNQVLNIELDQLIEACKFLDEKWSPKFVIIVAQKNHHTKFFQAGSPDNVPPGTIIDNKVCHPRNNDFYLCAHAGMIGTTRPTHYHVLLDEVGFSPDELQDLVHNLSYVYQRSTTAISIVAPISYAHLAATQVGQWMKFEDASETSSSQGGLTNAGPVTVPQLPRLQENVASSMFFC, encoded by the exons ATGGCTGAAGAAGAGAATGGTGGATCTACAGAGGCTCTGCCGCCTCCTCCCCCTGTTCCACTTGATTTCGCTCCAGCAAAAGCTGAACCAGAGCCGGTGAAGAAAAAGGTTTTACGTGTTCCCATGGCTAGGCGTGGCCTTGGAAGCAAGGGACAAAAGATTCCGATCCTTACCAATCACTTTAAAGTGAATGTGTCTAATGTTGACGGACACTTCTTTCATTACAGT GTTGCCCTATTTTATGAGGATGGTCGACCTGTCGAGGGAAAAGGAATTGGCAGAAAAGTTCTGGATAGAGTGCATGAAACATATGATACAGAATTGTCCGGGAAGGATTTTGCATATGATGGGGAGAAAAGTTTGTTCACCATCGGTTCGCTACCTAGAAATAAATTAGAGTTCACGGTTGTACTAGATGACATAACATCTAATCG GAACAATGGCAACTCGAGCCCTGGCAGACATGGAAGCCCTCCTAATGAAACTGATAGGAAAAGATTAAGGCGTCCGTACCAATCAAAAACTTATAAGGTGGAGATTAGCTTCGCTGCCAAAATTCCGATGCAGGCAATTGCAAATGCTTTGCGAGGTCAAGAGTCTGAGAACTCTCAAGAAGCCTTGCGAGTTTTGGATATAATTTTAAGGCAGCATGCTGCAAAACA GGGTTGTTTACTTGTTCGTCAATCCTTTTTCCATAATGATCCAAAGAATTTTGCTGATGTTGGAGGTGGTGTTCTTGGCTGCCGAGGGTTCCATTCAAGTTTTCGAACCACCCAGTCTGGATTGTCTTTAAACATTG ACGTGTCTACCACAATGATAATCCAGCCCGGGCCTGTGGTTGACTTTTTGATAGCGAACCAAAATGCAAAAGATCCCTTTTCACTTGATTGGGCGAAG GCAAAACGCGTATTGAAGAATCTGAGGGTGAAGACTGCCCCTgctaaccaagaattcaaaataaCTGGATTGAGCGAAAAGCCTTGTCGTGAGCAAAC GTTTACTCTAAAGCAGAGGAGCAAAGATGAGGATGGTGAAGTGCAAACTTCAGAAGTGACAGTTTATGATTACTTTGTTAATCATCGTAACATAGACTTGCGATATTCCGCTGATTTGCCGTGCCTCAATGTTGGAAAGCCCAAACGTCCCACCTATTTCCCCATTGAG CTCTGCACTTTGGTCTCATTGCAAAGGTACACAAAAGCCTTGTCCACCTTTCAGAGGGCTTCCTTGGTGGAGAAGTCTAGGCAAAAGCCTCAGGAGAGAATGCAAATTTTGAGCAAT GCTCTCAAAATCAACAATTATGATGCTGAGCCTCTGCTCCGTTCTTGTGGTGTCTCGATCAATAGCAACTTCACCCAGGTTGAAGGGCGTGTGCTGCCTGCCCCTAAG TTGAAGGCAGGAAATGGAGATGACCTTTTCACACGAAATGGCAGGTGGAACTTTAATAATAAG AGATTCTTTGATCCAGCAAAGGTAGAGCGTTGGGCTGTTGTGAACTTTTCTGCACGCTGTGACGTCCGTGGCCTAGTCAGAGATTTGACAAGACTTGGAGAGATGAAAGGAATT AGTGTGGAAGCTCCATTTGAAGTGTTTGAAGAGTCTCCGCAGCTTAGAAGGGCTCCACCTGTTGTCAGAGTTGACAAAATGTTTGAAGAGATCCAGTCAAAACTTCCTGGGGCCCCGAAATTTCTTCTCTGTCTTCTTCCTGATCGGAAAAATTGTGACATATATG GACCATGGAAGCGGAAAAATCTGGCTGATCATGGTATAGTAACCCAGTGCTTGGCTCCTGGAAGAGTCAACGATCAGTATCTCACAAACCTTCTCCTTAAGATCAATGCAAAG CTCGGTGGTTTAAATTCTATGTTAGCTGTTGAGGTTTCTCCTTCCATACCCATGGTATCTAAGGTCCCCACCATAATTCTTGGAATGGATGTATCACATGGCTCTCCCGGCCAGTCCGATGTCCCATCAATTGCTGCA GTTGTGAGTTCAAGGCAGTGGCCGTCAATATCTCGTTATCGAGCTTCCGTGCGCACTCAATCTCCGAAAGTGGAGATGATTGATAACCTATTTAAAAAGGTTTCAGACACTGAGGATGATGGGATTATGAG GGAACTTTTGCTAGATTTTTATGGGAGTTCTGGGAAAAGGAAGCCTGAGCATATAATAGTATTCAG GGATGGTGTCAGTGAATCTCAATTTAATCAAGTTCTAAACATTGAGCTGGACCAGCTCATTGAG GCCTGCAAGTTTCTAGATGAAAAGTGGTCGCCCAAGTTTGTTATCATTGTTGCTCAGAAAAATCATCATACAAAGTTTTTCCAGGCTGGATCTCCTGATAATGTTCCACCAG GGACAATTATAGATAACAAAGTTTGTCATCCAAGGAACAATGATTTCTATCTGTGTGCCCATGCGGGAATGATT GGTACCACTCGACCTACACATTACCATGTGTTGTTGGATGAAGTTGGTTTCTCACCTGATGAACTTCAAGACCTTGTTCATAATTTGTCCTATGT GTACCAGAGAAGCACTACTGCTATATCCATTG TGGCTCCGATAAGTTATGCCCATTTGGCCGCCACACAGGTTGGACAATGGATGAAATTTGAGGATGCATCAGAGACATCATCAAGCCAGGGTGGTTTGACAAATGCTGGGCCAGTTACTGTTCCTCAGTTGCCCCGTCTTCAAGAGAATGTTGCTAGCTCCATGTTCTTCTGTTGA
- the LOC129898787 gene encoding origin of replication complex subunit 2 encodes MDADEIEEDEFGFSRNYFLAKELGSSSRKKSARKLSEIDLVNEEELREVAANIEPKHEKEVNDLISSYKSLYSKWLFVLRCGFALLMYGFGSKKALIEDFATKSLTEYSVVVVNGYLQSINLKQVVITLAELLWDQLKLRRKTTSGSLCKSQQPFNTRSMSDLLTFLDSPDLEVEECFVCILVHNIDGPGLRDSDSQQCLASIAACSHVRMVASIDHVNAPLLWDKKMVHTQFDWYWCHVPTFAPYKVESMFFPFILAHGGSAQSVKTASIVLQSLTPNAQNVFKVLAEHQLSHPDEEGMPINNLYSTCRERFLVSSQVTLNSHLTEFKDHELIKTKRNSDGQDCLCIPLTNEALQKLIAEII; translated from the exons ATGGATGCAGACGAGATTGAGGAAGATGAGTTTGGATTTTCGAGAAACTATTTCCTTGCGAAAGAATTGGGTTCTTCTTCAAGGAAAAAATCTGCTCGGAAGCTCTCAGAAATCGATCTCGTTAACGAAGAG GAATTAAGAGAGGTGGCAGCTAATATTGAGCCCAAACATGAGAAAGAAGTTAATGATTTGATCAGTAGCTACAAAAGTTTGTATTCAAAATGGCTTTTCGTGCTAAG GTGTGGCTTTGCACTTTTGATGTATGGCTTCGGATCAAAGAAAGCTTTGATTGAAGATTTTgccacaaaatctttaaccgaGTACTCCGTCGTTGTCGTCAATGGGTATCTCCAGTCTATAAATCTTAAGCAG GTGGTGATAACACTGGCTGAGCTCCTCTGGGATCAGTTAAAATTGCGACGGAAGACTACCTCAGGAAGTCTGTGTAAAAGCCAACAACCATTTAATACCAGATCCATGTCTGACCTTCTTACTTTTCTAGACAGCCCAGACCTAGAAGTTGAGGAGTGTTTTGTTTGCATTCTTGTTCATAACATTGATGGTCCTGGATTACGTGATTCTGACAGCCAACAATGTCTTGCTAGCATTGCTGCCTGTTCTCATGTTCGTATGGTTGCTTCCATTGACCATGTCAATGCTCCTCTTT TGTGGGACAAGAAGATGGTTCATACACAGTTTGACTGGTACTGGTGCCATGTTCCTACTTTTGCTCCATACAAGGTTGAATCAATGTTTTTTCCTTTCATCCTCGCCCATGGGGGCAGTGCACAAAGTGTGAAGACAGCTTCAATTGTCTTACAGAGTTTGACACCGAATGCTCAAAATGTTTTTAAAGTTCTTGCGGAACATCAATTGTCCCATCCTGATGAAGAAG GTATGCCAATCAACAATTTGTACAGTACGTGCCGGGAGCGGTTCTTGGTGAGCAGTCAAGTTACTTTGAATTCACATTTGACAGAATTTAAGGACCATGAGTTGATCAAAACCAAAAGAAACTCTGATGGTCAAGATTGCTTGTGTATTCCTCTTACAAATGAAGCTCTTCAGAAACTTATAGCAGAGATCATTTAA